TCTATATTTAAAATGATATTCCAGTCACATCAAACATTCATGGTTGTCTTCTTTAATTTTTTCTTAACGAATATCAAATGTTGTAATAATTGACATTGTGCATCTGAAATTAAGACTTGGAAAAGAAAAAACCTTATAATGCTGAACCTTCAGGTGATTTAGGGTTGCAGTAGAATTGTTTCAATCCTCCCATAGGGTTGTTCAACTCTAAAATCAGATATTGGATAAGTGCTGCAAGCAAGTTTGGCATTTCAGGATTGGTTGATGAAAGTCAAATAATCTTGAGATAGCAGACTGGATGTCTGTGCTTTTTGAAATCATTGAAAGCAAAAATGATGGCTCAATTGCCATGGAATAGGTAAGTTATCTGCTTTTCgagaaaatgatgatgatgactcatGGAATGAGAATCAGTTGCTTGATATAAAGGAGGACTCAAAGTGAAGAAGGCTTGAATGCAAATGAGACCAGACCAAAAACCTAATTGTTTCAGTCAAAGCCTAGGTCGTATCTCATAACAGCAACAATAAGTCATAACGTCCTAACTATTTGGGGTTCGGCACATAGATTTTCACTATTGAGTATTGCACAAAGTTATTAGATAAATCAGGAACAGGTGTTTTACTGGGCTAAgaaaagtttgtcatgaacttgttgGTATTAAAATCTGAAACACCCATTTCTTTCCTTAAGGGTGTTGTCAGCTAGACAGTGGAATTATCTGTCTGAATATATATGTTTTAGACTCAGGCGTGTTGTCCAATATGTTGCGTTTGAAGGCAATAGTTATATGTGTTTTGTTTGAAGAAACTTTACAAGTCAATTGTGGAAGCTTTTCTTCTATATTCTTTCTCCTAACCTTTTCTCGCCCTACTTCACATGTCTTCTCTGTTAAATCTGATATCTTCATGCTACTATCATGTACCTACTATATACTTGGAGCATCTTCTTGATATTGAATTGCTATTATCTTATTTCTGATGAGAAATTATCAGATTTATCTTCGCTAGGTCCTAGTACTTTACTAATATGAGGCCCTATTATGCTGAGgccatttcttaatcaatcttgcGTCACATTATTCTTatgtttatttatgaaaaatagctGCAGGTTGGAGAGGTTTGACACCTCATTTGCTTTATCAACTGAAAATTTGAAATTGTCAGATGAGCGAATTATATGACAAGTAAGCTTTAGCAAAACAATGATATTGTAGGAACAGCTGGACAATGTCATTATCATGTTTCTTGTGATTCATGGGGTTATCAACCTACTTATTGCATGCAATCAGTTGATTTTTGGGCCCTATATGTTGATGTAATCATGGATTACCATGCTCGTGCATGCCAACAAGCACTTATGGGGACATCAGCTGATGATACAATAGATGATTGTGTGCCTGTACACTGTGTATCCCTAGCCATGGTTTTTCCTTTATAGTCTAACTTAGCGAGAGAGTGGTGGTATATGATGATTGATGACATAAGGTACAATAGTAGACTGGCGACCCTCTGTTTCGTGCATGGTTGCTATTGCCTCGATTCTTTAATGTAGTAAACATATTTATGCACTCTACATGCCTTTCTGCTTTGAATTTCAGTTAACATTTCAAGTCATGCTTTCAGAAACTTCTTGAGTTTTGGATCTAAAAATTGGCCATGATCATTGTTGCTACTTTTATGTAGAGAAGGACATTTTCTTTACCAAGTATGTGGTGTGATCATGGTTCTGGGTTTTGATGTTACAGCATCTACTTTGGTTCAAATCCCATGCAATCTTCTTGTTGGAAATAATGGCATGTAATTCTACCAACATTCTTACTGAAACACAAGTTTTAAACAGAATCACTTTATTGGTCTTCTTTTATTTACTAACACATTTCCCCTCTAGGAATTTTAGATGACCCGGATATTCACAAACCTTAATATCTTTACAGACCACACTTTATCTTCCCCCTCTCTTTTTATGAGCTCTAGGGCTTGATTTCCTCTACATTTGATGACTGTTTTTTCTTCCGTTACCATCTACAGCATTATATGAGGGGCGCAGAAGGTGGTAAAGTGGAGGTGGTTCTGAAGATGGTAAATGAAATGCATGCAAGTATATAGAGAAAAATTTCTTTGTGACAGTTTATCCAGGATTAAGGCCATTATATGTTGGAATTTATTCTTAGAAACACACAAACTTTGTGTAGGAACATgaaatgattgatgatgaatggtGTGACTTTCATAAGCAAGATTGTCTTTAATTTTCTGCATCTAACTGTTGGAATGAGCTAATGACCAATCTTTCCTTTGTTACAGGAAAAGGTAATGTTTGTTTAACTTAAGATTGTAACACCATATTTGTAGCTTATGAAGAACCTAAATCACCTTCTCCTTTGTCCAAAGCAAATAATCATTGTCAATCACTTTGATGCAGAAGAACTCTGCAGCTCATAGTCATTGCCATATATGTAACATTTGTATGCTTGCAAAATAATCTTTGTCACCATGCTAACCTTGTATTACTTAGATATCAAATCATTCCACGTCAAAATTGAGCTAGTGAATCATATtagttgaaaatgatgattgcaaTGCCTGTGACATCACCTATCACTGTTTGTTGTTACTGTAGGCTATTCCTGGCATGCTTGTAGCTTTGGTCCTCTGTTTTGACCATAGGAAGACTAGAGATATGGGTATCCCCTCAGAAAAATCCTCCTCAAAAGAGAACAAATATCTGTGGTGTTCACTCTCTGGATATGCAATTGGCTTGATTAGTGCCTTGGCTGCTGGGATTTTGACTCAATCACCTCAACCCGCTCTTCTTTATCTGGTAAGTTTGAACTTCATACCAAGTCACATTGGATCAAATTCTAGTGCAAATTAAATGTTCATTTTCTGAATTCTGATCAATCAAAAGGAATGACTGTCAGATCACATAGATTATTTGCATTCTTACTAAGCGGTGTTACTGCAGGTGCCATCTACCTTAGGACCTGTTATTTTCCTTTCTTGGAgaagaaatgaactaagagagCTGTGGGATGGAGCTTGCCCAGTTTCAAGCGAAAAGGCTCACTCAATGGAGGTCTAAATCCAATTAGGTCCTTTTCATATTGCCAAACTTCTGTAATTTAATTTAGCACAACAAAAAAGCAATGCTTATGCTTGAAAGCTGTTTATGAAATTCCAGTATATTTCTGCCAAGTTTTCTGGTTACAGAAATGAATTAGCTCGTAGTTAGTgacctcttctttctcttctaatTGCTGCATCATTCGTTTTATATTCCTTATATTTGATAATCTTGTGATATAGAATTgagttacaactgcaaactgacttgtaATTTGAAGTGGTTAGAGGAGGTGCATAAGAAGCATGCTCCATATATGAAGAAACTGGTTGTTCTTTTGTCACGGAGGACTCCAGTTTGTTCCTCATGCACTTTGGCATGGATGAGAAATTGATGTAGACAGGCCACAGCAAGGCACAGTTCCATCGTTCTTCTTTCATTTGCTATCTTGTCTTCTCATGCTAATATTTTCCTGTTGTCTTTTTTTCTACCattttaatttatcttttatttGAATAAGTTTGATTAGCTTACAGATATTTCATGTCATAGGTCTTATGATACGTGCTTTTGTCAATTCAGTTTCCTAAACTATTCAAGGTGAAAAAAAAGTTTATTTGTTTTgatgtaattatatttatatttatatttatatttttatgaactTGGGGtctgaaaaaaagataaaagaataataatgaaTGAATCAATTTATTGaaaatttctttccaagatcatataattttatatgatttataaaattttatggttTTATAGTTTTATCATCTAATTATATAGTTTTATTGTTCATGATATAACGAGATCTTCATCTAATTGTCTCTTTATATTATCATTTTCTAGTATTATTATTAAGTCGTTTTTATATCCTTTTCTTGCTTTATtatcataaagaaaaaaattctCTTCCTTGTGATCATGTTCTACATCATATCTTTTAACATTGTATCATCTGACTTGACTTCCGGGGTTTGGAATTTGACTTTTCCCCCCTCTTTTGTTTCTGTGTTATGGCACTGGAAATCTGATACTGTGATCACTAGTTAGAAGAAAGAAAGGTCATCTTATTATGCCAAATTAATTGACAGTATGATTGATCAAGTTGTCCTAATAATTCATACTTGATGTGATTTCATGACAACTATGCTTCAATAATTTCTAAGATCAAATTGATCAGAAGTGATGTTTACTTGTCACATCAGTAGTAGAACTTTGACTTCAATCATTTGATCATTtgggaatatatttatatttttaatatatgttGATAAAATAATTGAAGTGTTTTACAAATAATAGATAAATCttgtattttaaatataaattgacATAAGCATtgtttgataaattaatattttaaaatttattgaatattatgtgataaatttgactgtctaatatttaaaatattttttcaaaaacatataaatatttatttgtttaCATTAATAGATAAATGAATGTAtatgatctttaaaaaaaattggtATGGTCCAatgtataataaatataaaatataaccatataaattaatttttaaaaacaaataaataaaattttagatttgtgagaaaaaaaaaatgatacaaaaatagAGAGAATTGATGAGAAAATGAGGGTTAGTGTTTCTATTATATAGTGGAAATCTTGTGATTTAgataatttcataatatatttttaaaatttaaaaactatatTAATGTCATGCAAATTATTGAAATGCTGATGCTAACTGTAAAGTAGTATCATCATTCGAACATGTTTAATATAGCATCctaattaaatatgatttttttaaaaaaaatattaattcatatttaaaatatgtattAGATCCTTAATCCACAAGCGAAATATGTTCGTAAATACAATTTTTAAGTGACATCACCCATCATCTCAActctttcttttttgtcttttttgAAAATTAACGAGATTGGACCACAAGTGCAAGCATCTGATTGATTGCTGGTTGTGTAGTGAGAAAATGGATCTTtcaatcattgcattgcatgaagACACAAATCCTAACTTTCATGAAACACATGCCTTCTTTTCTTTAATTGATATTTGGATCTATTCAATCCGCTGAATTTGTGTTTGAGCTATTCCTTGACTATTCAAATCTATGAAtaaagattttatatttttttactattaaAATCTATTATTATATTACATAGTTGATAGAATTCATGTTCAAGTTTATGTGAGaactaaataaaaattattttttaaaaatatactatACTCAAAATTAGTTTAGTATCTCTTAATGAATTTggattaaaaaagataaaattcacACTATATAATCTATTTTATATTTCAATTCTTATTgtttaatattatcaatcttcgtTATTAAAGCATTCCGAAATTTTTAATTCCTCGTATGAAATTCGATCGAATATTcgttagttatctttaatattttgattcttatattttttaaaattatattatgatcattatatttataaaaatatcatatttaatctcgtttctctTCGTATCATTGACTTTGTTAATGAAAATATCGTAGGTCTTACCATAGCACGGACTCTATCAACTTCGATTTACCATTCAACATATACAGTATTTTCATGATAGGagagaaatgagattaaatatttaatatttataattataaaaattataatataatttttaaaaatataaggattgagatactaaatataattaattataagagataatatatataataaaccgGTTTAGTGTGTTTTGGATGGTGTTTCTGTTAAACAATGGATTATAGGGTCATTGAATGAAAATAATGCGTTGGATGCCTCAAGTAGGAAATAAACGAAATATAGGGGCATTTTCATAAATTTACCCCTAGGAGACACGAAATGGGACTAGTTTTCTTCGTTGCTTCGCCACGGAATTGTgctcccttcctctctctctctctctctctctcctctctctctccagttccaagaTCCAAACTTTGACCCCTGCAGAAGATCCAAATCTCATCTTTTTTGATCCCCAGTCGAATCCAAATCCATCCCACGTCGGAAAGATCCTGCCTTTATCAGTGTTTCCGGGTCAAAATCTCACCTTTATCGGGAAATTGCTGCCGCGACGACGGCGATGCTCGGTAGGTAGGCACTCCCGCCGATGTCGATCGTCTGCGGCATCCCCCTCCTCGAGTGCGTCTACTGCCTGGCGTGCGCCCGCTGGGCGTGGAAGCGCTGCCTCCACAGCGCTGGCCACGACAGCGAGACCTGGGGCCTCGCCTCTGCCGACGAGTTCGAACCCGTGCCCCGCCTCTGCCGCTACATCCTCGCCAACTACGAGGACGACCTCGACAACCCCCGCCACGCGCTGCCGGGACTGGAGGCCGTGAACCCCCGATGGGTGGTGCGCAAGAAGTCGTATCGGGACACTCACCGCCGCGCACCGCCTTACCTGATCTACCTCGATCACGATCATTGCGACATAGTCGTCGCAGTGAGAGGCCTAAACTTGGCCAAGGAGAGCGACTACGCCGTCCTGTTGGATAATAGCCTGGGGAAGAGGAAGTTCGATGGAGGGTATGTGCACAATGGCCTGCTGAAGGCGGCGGGGTGGGTATTGGACGCCGAGTGTGATATCCTGAGAGAACTGGTGGAGAAGCATTCAAACTACACGCTTACTTTTGCGGGGCATTCTCTGGGGTCGGGAGTGGCCGCAATGTTAGCCATGGTGGTCGTCCAAAACAGAGACAAGTTGGGAaatgtggagaggaagaggattaGGTGCTTTGCGATTGCGCCCGCAAGGTGTATGTCGTTAAACCTGGCTGTCAGATATGCAGATATAATTAACTCTGTTGTACTTCAGGCAAGAACTCTTCTGCTGAAATTTTTATGCCCTCAATTCTTGTTGTTGAATGTTCTCTTCTTTTATTTGGTTTGATAAAGTGTCACTGAaaatatttttactttttttctaGCCTGTTAagatcatctttttcttttctcacaGCATGCATCCATTTGGATACTACTTAACTTGCTGATGGACTCCACATGACTTAATCAACTCTTGCAGTGGATAGTGACAAACTCCATGTCAATTCTATTTTTGTTGCAAAATCCAGTTGAATGACTTTTGAATTTTGTCATGGTACATTATTAGTCTCATGGAATTTATTGAATGATGGACCAACAATATGTGACTTCTCCTTGTGTATATGAACAATCATCTGTTTATGTTGTATTTCCATGTAGATTTACTGCAACAGACATTGTATCTAAGAGAAAACTCCTTTAAATAGAAAGAGAGAAATAAACAAATCAAATAATGCTTAAAggattaatgattttatatcaTCTGAAAAGATGGATGAATTCCATGACACCATTCTCAATGTTTCTAAAACCATCATATGTGAAGATACTAGTTTAGCTTGAAGTTGACAATTCTTAGCTCAAATTCCTGATATATCTCTTGATATCCAACAAAAGAGATTTATTTTGATCTTGAAGTCATTTAAAATAATCGGAAATACTTAAAAaccaaaatataaattatgaaagtTTTCTAGTAACTTATTCGTTATGAAGAACAGACTGAGCAGTGTCAAGAAATGATACTGCTCCATGATGTATGAACTTTGAAGACAGAAGATATTGATCTAAGCAACTTAAGATGTACTATGAGAACATTTTGACTATTTTGGATATTTTGTAGAGTAAATTAACATATGAGCTAAACTGTAGAATGCAAATCATTTTGCTGTTAAAATCTTCATTTAGGTTCTCACTATTAGATATTTAGGCTATTACTAGACATCTGGTTTCACTCATGTGCGGTGAGCTTTCTTTCAGTAAATTTATGCATTACTGCATTATGCATAAGTATAGGACTGTCCTTTGCTGAACCCTCAAGGTAAGCAGCAACAGAAAGTTCCTAAGGTGATACCAAGAAGGCAAGCTACCAAGTTTTCAAAGAATTATAGAATTTTAAATgttgtcttttttattattttaagtgtTGCCTTCTTTACTCTCCTGCAGTATAGCACTTACGGTCATACCGATAGCATGCTTTATTCAACAGATACCACTGCATGGTTGTTCGACTTTTCGTGCAAGAATTAATGTCCTACACATATTTGATCCTGTACTTTTGGTCATAATCCATGCTCTGATTGCTAAGGACTTTAGCATCATTGTGAAGATCATGGATATCCTGTATTCGGATGAATCACTCACATTTTAATTGTCCATGATGATAATTGTTGTATTTTTAACATATTACAAGAAAAATGTGCATATCTCTGTTCCAACTAATTCAGGAGGAGTTCCATAGGATAAAATAATTACCAAGATGTAAGTTATTAAATTTGACCACAAGATGTGCTTTACTTCTAAGTTTCACTACCACTATATGTACTAGCTTATGATTTTCAGAAATGTTTCTTTGAGATAAGTTATACAACATCATGAAGAACTACTTGATGGTTGTAAGGTATTGAGCTTTTGTTGAGACATTAGGGCACAAGTTCAGTCTAAGAAAATTACATTAATTTATGGAAACCCACTAGTTCTGGACAAGTTAAGAGACACCAAATTTGCATAGCATCTTAAAGCCTTGTGACTAACGCATGGCTTAAAAAATAGTATTGTGACTGGAGTGTCATGACTGGCCATGGTAAATTTTTCAAGAAGCTTAATCTTTGTGGCCATCTCGAAAAAAGTTGTCTCGTTGGTAACATTGCTGTTGAATTGTGTAGTTTGATAAATATGGCAAGATCACTTCTGCTTCTATGGGGATGTTGACTTTTATAAACCTGCACGATAGTGGGAAGATTGCTTCTTTTATGATttcaatcatttgataaattcattaaaga
The window above is part of the Musa acuminata AAA Group cultivar baxijiao chromosome BXJ1-1, Cavendish_Baxijiao_AAA, whole genome shotgun sequence genome. Proteins encoded here:
- the LOC135648954 gene encoding uncharacterized protein LOC135648954, with product MSIVCGIPLLECVYCLACARWAWKRCLHSAGHDSETWGLASADEFEPVPRLCRYILANYEDDLDNPRHALPGLEAVNPRWVVRKKSYRDTHRRAPPYLIYLDHDHCDIVVAVRGLNLAKESDYAVLLDNSLGKRKFDGGYVHNGLLKAAGWVLDAECDILRELVEKHSNYTLTFAGHSLGSGVAAMLAMVVVQNRDKLGNVERKRIRCFAIAPARCMSLNLAVRYADIINSVVLQDDFLPRTATPLEDIFKSLFCLPCLLCLRCMRDTCIPEDVKLKDPRRLYAPGRLYHIVERKPFRFGRYPPVVRTAVPVDGRFEHIVLSCNATSDHAIIWIEKEAQRALDMIFHKEQTMDIPAKQRMERQETLAKEHREEHKAALRRAVTLSVPDAFSPTAYGTFDEKTSEAEDDDSQASSTRSRQRMSWNELIERIFEKDESGHMVLRKSTSNG